One genomic segment of Streptomyces sp. RKND-216 includes these proteins:
- the alaS gene encoding alanine--tRNA ligase has translation MESAEIRRRWLRFFEERGHTVVPSASLIADDPTLLLVNAGMVPFKPYFLGESTAPYNRAVSVQKCVRTPDIEEVGKTTRHGTFFQMCGNFSFGDYFKQGAATLAWELLTSSVEDGGYGLDPERLWITVYTDDDEAERIWREDVGVPAERIQRLGMEENYWSMGVPGPCGPCSEINYDRGPEFGEEGGPAVNDERYVEIWNLVFMQYVRGEGTGKTDFEILGELPTKNIDTGLGLERLAMILQGVHNLYEIDTSRMVIDRAGELTGTTYGEKDAADVSLRVVADHVRTAVMLIGDGVTPGNEGRGYVLRRIMRRAIRNMRILGATGPTVGELTDTVIKAMSPQYPELAEDRRRIETVALAEEAAFLKTLKAGTNILDTAVTETRAGGGKVLAGDKAFLLHDTWGFPIDLTLEMAAEQGLSVDEDGFRRLMKEQRDRAKADARAKKTGHADLSAYRAVADASGTTVFTGYTDTEGESTVVGLLVDGASAPAAHEGDEVEVVLDRTPFYAEGGGQLADTGRIRLETGAVVEVRDVQQPVPGVSVHKGVVQVGEVTVGASVHCVIDLARRRSIARAHSATHLTHQALRDALGPTAAQAGSENSPGRFRFDFGSPNAVPGTVLTDVEQKINEVLARELDVTAEVMSIADAKKQGALAEFGEKYGEQVRVVTIGDFSKELCGGTHVHNTAQLGLVKLLGESSIGSGVRRVEALVGVDAYRFLAREHTVVSQLTELVKGRPEELPEKISGVLGRLKDAEKEIERFRAEKVLQAAAGLAEGAKDVRGTALAVGRVPDGTTADDLRTLVLDVRQRLAGRPAVVALFTVTNGRPLTVVATDAAARDRGLRAGDLVRAAAKTLGGGGGGKPDVAQGGGQNPEAVTEAMAAVERLVAEAG, from the coding sequence ATGGAGTCGGCTGAAATCCGCCGCCGCTGGCTGCGCTTCTTCGAGGAGCGGGGGCACACCGTCGTGCCGTCGGCGTCGCTGATCGCGGACGACCCGACGCTGCTGCTCGTCAACGCGGGCATGGTCCCCTTCAAGCCGTACTTCCTCGGCGAGTCCACCGCGCCGTACAACCGCGCCGTCAGCGTGCAGAAGTGCGTGCGGACGCCGGACATCGAGGAGGTCGGGAAGACCACCCGGCACGGCACCTTCTTCCAGATGTGCGGCAACTTCTCCTTCGGCGACTACTTCAAGCAGGGTGCCGCCACGCTCGCCTGGGAACTGCTCACCTCCTCCGTCGAGGACGGCGGCTACGGGCTGGACCCGGAGCGGCTGTGGATCACCGTCTACACCGACGACGACGAGGCCGAGCGCATCTGGCGCGAGGACGTCGGCGTGCCGGCCGAGCGCATCCAGCGTCTCGGCATGGAGGAGAACTACTGGTCCATGGGCGTCCCCGGCCCCTGCGGACCCTGCTCGGAGATCAACTACGACCGGGGCCCGGAGTTCGGCGAGGAGGGCGGCCCAGCCGTCAACGACGAGCGCTACGTGGAGATCTGGAACCTGGTCTTCATGCAGTACGTCCGCGGCGAGGGCACGGGCAAGACCGACTTCGAGATCCTCGGCGAGCTGCCCACCAAGAACATCGACACCGGCCTCGGCCTCGAACGCCTGGCGATGATCCTGCAGGGCGTGCATAACCTGTACGAGATCGACACCTCCCGCATGGTCATCGACAGGGCCGGCGAACTCACCGGTACGACCTACGGGGAGAAGGACGCCGCCGACGTCTCGCTGCGCGTGGTCGCCGACCACGTCCGCACCGCCGTCATGCTCATCGGTGACGGCGTCACCCCCGGCAACGAGGGGCGCGGCTACGTGCTGCGCCGCATCATGCGCCGCGCCATCCGCAACATGCGCATCCTCGGTGCCACCGGTCCCACCGTCGGCGAGCTGACCGACACCGTGATCAAGGCCATGAGCCCGCAGTACCCGGAGCTGGCCGAGGACCGCAGGCGGATCGAGACCGTCGCCCTCGCCGAGGAGGCCGCCTTCCTCAAGACCCTCAAGGCCGGCACCAACATCCTGGACACCGCCGTCACCGAGACCCGTGCCGGCGGCGGGAAGGTGCTGGCCGGCGACAAGGCGTTCCTGCTCCACGACACCTGGGGATTCCCCATCGACCTCACCCTGGAGATGGCCGCCGAGCAGGGCCTGTCCGTGGACGAGGACGGCTTCCGCCGCCTGATGAAGGAGCAGCGGGACCGCGCGAAGGCCGACGCCCGCGCCAAGAAGACCGGTCACGCCGACCTGTCCGCCTACCGCGCCGTCGCCGACGCCTCCGGCACCACCGTCTTCACCGGCTACACCGACACCGAGGGCGAGTCCACCGTCGTCGGCCTGCTCGTCGACGGCGCCTCCGCCCCCGCCGCCCACGAGGGCGACGAGGTGGAGGTCGTGCTCGACCGCACCCCGTTCTACGCGGAGGGCGGCGGCCAACTCGCCGACACCGGGAGGATCCGCCTCGAGACCGGCGCCGTCGTCGAGGTCCGCGACGTACAGCAGCCGGTGCCCGGGGTCAGCGTGCACAAGGGCGTCGTCCAGGTCGGCGAGGTCACCGTCGGCGCGTCGGTCCACTGCGTCATCGACCTCGCACGCCGCCGTTCCATCGCCCGCGCCCACAGCGCCACCCACCTCACCCACCAGGCGCTGCGCGACGCCCTCGGCCCGACAGCCGCCCAGGCCGGTTCGGAGAACTCCCCGGGCCGCTTCCGCTTCGACTTCGGCTCGCCGAACGCCGTGCCCGGCACGGTGCTCACCGACGTCGAACAGAAGATCAACGAGGTGCTGGCCCGCGAACTCGACGTCACCGCCGAGGTGATGTCCATCGCCGACGCCAAGAAGCAGGGCGCGCTCGCCGAGTTCGGCGAGAAGTACGGCGAGCAGGTCCGCGTGGTGACCATCGGCGACTTCTCCAAGGAGCTGTGCGGCGGCACACACGTGCACAACACCGCACAGCTCGGACTGGTCAAGCTGCTCGGCGAGTCCTCCATCGGCTCCGGCGTGCGCCGCGTGGAGGCCCTCGTCGGCGTCGATGCCTACCGCTTCCTCGCCCGCGAGCACACCGTGGTCTCCCAGCTCACCGAACTGGTCAAGGGGCGGCCGGAGGAGCTGCCGGAGAAGATCTCCGGCGTGCTCGGCCGGCTCAAGGACGCCGAGAAGGAGATCGAGCGCTTCCGCGCCGAGAAGGTGCTCCAGGCCGCCGCCGGGCTGGCCGAGGGCGCCAAGGATGTCCGCGGCACCGCACTGGCCGTCGGACGGGTGCCGGACGGCACCACCGCCGACGACCTGCGCACCCTCGTGCTGGACGTGCGGCAGCGCCTGGCGGGCCGGCCCGCCGTCGTCGCCCTGTTCACCGTGACGAACGGCCGCCCGCTGACCGTGGTCGCCACCGACGCCGCAGCCCGCGACCGCGGGCTGCGCGCGGGCGACCTGGTCCGCGCCGCCGCCAAGACCCTCGGCGGCGGAGGCGGCGGCAAGCCGGACGTCGCCCAGGGCGGCGGGCAGAACCCGGAGGCCGTCACCGAGGCCATGGCCGCCGTGGAGCGGCTGGTCGCCGAGGCCGGCTGA
- the ruvX gene encoding Holliday junction resolvase RuvX has product MRRGRRLAVDVGDARIGVASSDPDGMLATPVETVPGRDVPAAQRRLAALVAEYEPLEVVVGLPRSLSGGEGPAAAKVRAFATRLAGNVHPVPVRLVDERMSTVTAAQGMRASGVSAKKGRSRIDQAAAVVILQSALETERTSGGPPGQCVEVVI; this is encoded by the coding sequence ATGCGGCGCGGCAGGCGCCTCGCCGTCGATGTCGGCGATGCCCGGATCGGGGTCGCCTCGAGCGACCCCGACGGGATGCTGGCCACGCCCGTGGAGACCGTACCGGGGCGCGACGTCCCGGCGGCCCAGCGGCGGCTCGCCGCGCTCGTGGCGGAGTACGAGCCGCTCGAGGTCGTCGTGGGCCTCCCGCGTTCGCTCAGCGGAGGCGAGGGGCCCGCCGCGGCCAAGGTCCGTGCATTCGCCACGCGGCTGGCCGGGAACGTCCACCCGGTGCCGGTGCGGCTGGTCGACGAGCGGATGAGCACCGTCACCGCCGCGCAGGGCATGCGCGCCTCCGGGGTCAGCGCGAAGAAGGGCCGCTCCCGGATCGACCAGGCGGCAGCCGTGGTCATCCTCCAGAGCGCCCTGGAGACCGAACGGACGTCGGGCGGGCCGCCGGGGCAGTGCGTCGAAGTGGTCATCTGA
- the mltG gene encoding endolytic transglycosylase MltG, whose product MTDYGRGPGSEPWHPEDPLYGDQGWHGGQQAGPSGDWDQQADPYADPYATGQYAQGGYPGETYAAGGHPAGGYPDAPYPDAGFPGPHYGGHPGGGPQAHAKPGYGGQGVPGHQQPGPHDTGWQQPVPPADPYQQGGQPYGAHGGHPGHGAWDTGSPHGPHTGQPGDPHDLGATDPYGMEAVSPESGPDGPAGAPVGRGSGLPRTGPDPETGWDPGPDQGESAFFGGDDEDDDRYAEDDSGTGRGGGRKRGGTKRGGTKRRSGAACLVVILLLGGVLGAAAWFGYGFYQSHFAAAPDYSGDGTGQVQVEIPDGSSVADMGTALKEAGVVKSGQAFVEASAGDGDKAQSVQPGFYTLRKEMSADAAIDMMLDPASQSSLIVPEGLRASRVFEMIDERTGSEKGTTEKAAESGELGLPEWADGRVEGFLYPSRYSVTEDSDPADVLRKMVARADAHYEKADLKGQADTLGLDSPLDVLTVASLVQAEGKYQRDFVKVSRVVYNRLKPDNTETNGYLQFDSTYNFAKNQSTLHVPSPSAMAKFDHPYNTYAKKGLPPGPINSPGQEAIDAALDPAEGDWFYFVSITEDNTVFSDTYEEHRRNVRKYEEAQQ is encoded by the coding sequence ATGACTGACTATGGCCGGGGCCCCGGCTCCGAACCGTGGCACCCGGAAGACCCCCTGTACGGGGACCAGGGATGGCACGGTGGACAGCAGGCCGGCCCTTCCGGCGACTGGGACCAGCAGGCCGACCCGTACGCGGACCCCTACGCCACCGGGCAGTACGCCCAGGGCGGCTACCCGGGCGAGACCTACGCCGCCGGGGGCCACCCGGCCGGCGGCTACCCCGACGCGCCGTACCCCGACGCCGGGTTCCCCGGGCCGCACTACGGCGGTCACCCGGGCGGCGGACCGCAGGCGCACGCGAAGCCCGGCTACGGCGGCCAGGGCGTTCCCGGCCACCAGCAGCCGGGCCCGCACGACACCGGCTGGCAACAGCCGGTGCCGCCGGCCGACCCCTACCAGCAGGGCGGGCAGCCCTATGGAGCGCACGGCGGCCACCCCGGGCACGGCGCCTGGGACACCGGTTCTCCGCACGGCCCGCATACAGGGCAGCCCGGTGACCCGCACGACCTGGGCGCCACCGACCCGTACGGCATGGAGGCCGTCTCCCCGGAGTCCGGCCCCGACGGCCCCGCAGGGGCCCCCGTCGGCCGCGGCAGCGGCCTCCCACGCACCGGCCCCGATCCGGAGACGGGCTGGGACCCCGGCCCCGACCAGGGCGAAAGCGCTTTCTTCGGCGGAGACGACGAGGACGACGACCGCTACGCCGAGGACGACTCCGGCACGGGCCGGGGCGGCGGCCGCAAACGCGGTGGCACCAAGCGCGGCGGCACCAAGCGCCGCAGCGGCGCCGCCTGCCTCGTGGTGATCCTGCTGCTGGGCGGGGTGCTCGGCGCCGCCGCCTGGTTCGGCTACGGCTTCTACCAGTCGCACTTCGCCGCCGCCCCGGACTACAGCGGCGACGGCACCGGCCAGGTCCAGGTGGAGATCCCGGACGGCTCCTCCGTCGCCGACATGGGCACCGCGCTCAAGGAGGCCGGGGTCGTCAAGAGCGGCCAGGCGTTCGTCGAGGCCTCCGCCGGCGACGGCGACAAAGCCCAGTCGGTCCAGCCCGGCTTCTACACGCTGCGCAAGGAGATGTCCGCGGACGCGGCCATCGACATGATGCTCGACCCGGCCAGCCAGAGCAGCCTGATCGTCCCCGAAGGGCTGCGCGCCTCCCGCGTCTTCGAGATGATCGACGAACGCACCGGCTCCGAGAAGGGCACCACCGAGAAGGCGGCCGAATCCGGCGAACTGGGCCTGCCCGAGTGGGCCGACGGGCGCGTCGAGGGCTTCCTCTACCCCTCCCGGTACAGCGTGACCGAGGACTCCGATCCCGCCGACGTCCTGCGCAAGATGGTCGCGCGCGCCGACGCCCACTACGAGAAGGCCGATCTGAAGGGCCAGGCGGACACCCTCGGGCTGGACTCCCCGCTGGACGTCCTCACCGTCGCGAGCCTGGTGCAGGCGGAGGGCAAGTACCAGCGCGACTTCGTGAAGGTGTCCCGCGTCGTCTACAACCGCCTGAAGCCCGACAACACCGAGACCAACGGCTACCTGCAGTTCGACTCGACGTACAACTTCGCCAAGAACCAGTCGACGCTGCACGTGCCGTCGCCGAGCGCCATGGCGAAGTTCGACCACCCGTACAACACGTACGCCAAGAAGGGCCTGCCGCCCGGCCCCATCAACAGCCCCGGCCAGGAGGCGATCGACGCCGCGCTCGACCCGGCCGAGGGCGACTGGTTCTACTTCGTCTCGATCACCGAGGACAACACCGTCTTCTCGGACACCTACGAGGAGCACCGGCGCAACGTCCGGAAGTACGAGGAGGCCCAGCAGTGA
- a CDS encoding shikimate dehydrogenase, whose protein sequence is MTVRRAAVLGTPIGHSLSPELHRAAYAALGLTDWTYERFEVGEEDLRSFLAGLGEEWAGLSLTMPLKRAVIPLLDEVSATAASVEAVNTVVFRADGRRVGDNTDIPGMVAALRERGVGRIERATVLGAGATASSALAALSQVCTGPVAAYVRSDARAEEMRGWGERLGVDVRPRPWRDAAEGLDAPLVVATTPARAADHLAASVTEHPGTLFDVLYDPWPTPLAAAWDKAGGTVVGGLDLLVHQAVLQVEQMTGRAPAPLAAMRAAGGTALARRGAPGS, encoded by the coding sequence GTGACGGTGCGGCGGGCGGCTGTGCTCGGCACGCCGATCGGGCACTCCCTCTCGCCCGAACTGCACCGGGCCGCCTACGCCGCCCTCGGGCTCACTGACTGGACCTACGAGCGGTTCGAGGTGGGCGAGGAGGACCTGCGGTCCTTCCTCGCCGGCCTCGGCGAGGAGTGGGCCGGCCTGTCACTGACCATGCCGCTGAAGCGGGCGGTGATCCCTCTGCTCGACGAGGTCAGCGCCACGGCCGCATCGGTGGAGGCCGTCAACACGGTGGTCTTCCGGGCCGACGGCCGCCGCGTCGGCGACAACACCGACATCCCCGGCATGGTCGCCGCCCTGCGGGAACGCGGCGTCGGCCGGATCGAACGGGCCACCGTGCTCGGGGCGGGCGCCACGGCCTCCTCCGCACTTGCCGCGCTGTCCCAGGTGTGCACCGGCCCCGTGGCGGCCTACGTGCGCAGCGACGCCCGCGCGGAGGAGATGCGCGGCTGGGGCGAACGCCTCGGCGTCGACGTGCGGCCCCGTCCCTGGCGCGACGCGGCCGAAGGGCTGGACGCGCCGCTGGTCGTCGCCACCACCCCGGCCCGCGCCGCCGACCACCTGGCGGCCTCGGTGACCGAGCACCCCGGGACCCTTTTCGACGTGCTCTACGACCCCTGGCCCACCCCGCTCGCCGCAGCCTGGGACAAGGCCGGCGGCACGGTCGTCGGCGGACTCGACCTCCTCGTGCACCAGGCGGTGCTGCAGGTCGAGCAGATGACCGGTCGCGCCCCCGCGCCGCTCGCCGCGATGCGTGCGGCGGGCGGGACCGCCCTCGCCCGGCGCGGGGCGCCGGGGAGCTGA
- the aroC gene encoding chorismate synthase, whose product MSRLRWLTAGESHGPALVATLEGLPSGVPVTTDMVADALARRRLGYGRGARMKFERDEVTFLGGVRHGRTLGSPVAIMVGNTEWPKWEKVMAADPVDADELAALARNAPLTRPRPGHADLAGMQKYGFDEARPVLERASARETAARVALGTVARSYLKETAGIELVSHVVELGAARAPYGVVPVPSDVERLDADPVRCLDTAASEAMVGEIDQAHKDGDTLGGVVEVLAYGVPVGLGSHVHWDRRLDARLAGALMGIQAIKGVELGDGFDLARVPGSQAHDEITRTDQGIRRTSGRSGGTEGGLSTGELLRVRAAMKPIATVPRALATVDVTTGEPAVAHHQRSDVCAVPAAGIVAEAMTALVLADAVAEKFGGDSVAETRRNVTGYLDNLEIR is encoded by the coding sequence TTGAGCAGGTTGCGCTGGCTGACGGCCGGGGAGTCGCACGGACCCGCACTGGTGGCGACGCTGGAGGGCCTGCCCTCCGGCGTGCCCGTGACCACGGACATGGTCGCGGACGCCTTGGCGCGCCGCCGCCTCGGGTACGGACGGGGCGCCCGGATGAAGTTCGAGCGCGACGAGGTCACCTTCCTCGGCGGCGTCCGGCACGGCCGCACCCTGGGCTCCCCGGTCGCGATCATGGTCGGCAACACCGAGTGGCCCAAGTGGGAGAAGGTGATGGCCGCCGATCCGGTCGACGCCGACGAACTCGCCGCACTCGCCCGCAACGCCCCGCTGACCCGGCCCCGCCCCGGCCACGCCGACCTGGCCGGCATGCAGAAGTACGGCTTCGACGAGGCACGGCCCGTACTCGAGCGGGCCAGCGCCCGGGAGACCGCCGCACGCGTCGCCCTCGGCACCGTTGCCCGCTCCTACCTGAAGGAGACCGCTGGCATCGAACTGGTCTCCCACGTGGTCGAACTCGGCGCGGCCCGGGCCCCGTACGGCGTGGTCCCCGTGCCCTCGGACGTGGAACGGCTCGACGCCGACCCCGTGCGCTGCCTCGACACCGCGGCGAGCGAGGCGATGGTCGGCGAGATCGACCAGGCCCACAAGGACGGCGACACCCTCGGCGGCGTCGTCGAGGTCCTCGCCTACGGCGTGCCCGTGGGCCTCGGCTCGCACGTGCACTGGGACCGGCGCCTGGATGCCCGGCTGGCCGGCGCGCTGATGGGCATCCAGGCCATCAAGGGCGTCGAACTCGGCGACGGCTTCGACCTCGCCCGCGTCCCCGGCTCCCAGGCGCACGACGAGATCACCCGCACCGACCAGGGCATCCGCCGCACCTCCGGCCGCTCCGGCGGCACCGAGGGGGGCCTGTCCACCGGCGAACTGCTGCGCGTGCGCGCGGCGATGAAGCCCATCGCCACCGTGCCCCGCGCCCTGGCGACCGTGGACGTCACCACCGGCGAGCCCGCCGTTGCCCACCACCAGCGTTCCGACGTGTGCGCCGTGCCCGCCGCGGGTATCGTCGCCGAGGCCATGACCGCCCTGGTCCTCGCCGACGCGGTGGCGGAGAAGTTCGGCGGCGACAGCGTCGCCGAGACCCGCCGCAACGTCACCGGCTACCTCGACAACCTGGAGATCCGGTGA
- a CDS encoding shikimate kinase: MTGPVVVLVGPPGAGKSTVAAVLAARLQVALRDTDDDVARQAGKEIPEIFFDDGEPHFRSLERAAVAAALAEHDGVLSLGGGAVLAEETRALLAGLPVVFLDMSLASAVRRVGLDAPRPLLTVNPRKQWRELMEKRRPLYTEVARAVVGTDDRTPEEVAQAVLDALELKQA, encoded by the coding sequence GTGACCGGGCCCGTCGTCGTCCTCGTCGGCCCGCCCGGCGCCGGCAAGTCCACCGTCGCCGCCGTTCTCGCCGCACGCCTCCAGGTCGCCCTCCGCGACACCGACGACGATGTCGCACGGCAGGCCGGCAAGGAGATCCCCGAGATCTTCTTCGACGACGGCGAACCGCACTTCCGCTCCCTCGAACGCGCCGCTGTCGCCGCCGCCCTGGCCGAACACGACGGCGTGCTCTCGCTCGGCGGCGGCGCGGTCCTCGCCGAGGAGACCCGCGCGCTGCTCGCCGGGCTGCCCGTCGTCTTCCTCGACATGTCCCTCGCCTCGGCGGTGCGCCGGGTCGGCCTCGACGCGCCCCGTCCGCTGCTCACCGTCAACCCGCGCAAGCAGTGGCGCGAGCTGATGGAGAAGCGCCGCCCCCTCTACACCGAGGTCGCCCGTGCCGTCGTCGGCACGGACGACCGCACCCCCGAAGAGGTCGCGCAGGCCGTCCTCGACGCATTGGAGCTCAAGCAGGCATGA
- the aroB gene encoding 3-dehydroquinate synthase: MNTDDTQRITVGGSAGTAPYDVLIGRQLLGELPKLIGEKAKRVAVLHPEALAETGDVLRQDLADQGYEAVAVQVPNAEEAKTAEVAAYCWKALGQTGFTRTDVIVGVGGGATTDLAGFVAASWLRGVRWIAVPTTVLGMVDAAVGGKTGINTAEGKNLVGAFHPPAGVLCDLAALESLPVHDYVSGLAEIIKAGFIADPVILDLIEKDPEAARTPAGRHTTELLRRSIQVKADVVSGDLKESGRREILNYGHTLAHAIEKNERYEWRHGAAVAVGMVFAAELGRIAGRLDDATADRHRAVLTSVGLPVTYRGDQWPRLLETMRVDKKSRGDLLRFIVLEGLARPAVLEGPDPAMLLAAHAEIAA; the protein is encoded by the coding sequence ATGAACACCGACGACACGCAGCGGATCACTGTCGGCGGCAGTGCGGGGACCGCGCCCTACGACGTGCTCATCGGACGGCAGCTGCTCGGCGAACTCCCGAAGCTGATCGGGGAGAAGGCGAAAAGGGTCGCCGTCCTCCACCCCGAGGCGCTCGCCGAGACCGGCGACGTGCTCCGGCAGGACCTCGCCGACCAGGGCTACGAAGCGGTCGCCGTCCAGGTGCCGAACGCGGAGGAGGCCAAGACCGCCGAGGTCGCCGCCTACTGCTGGAAGGCCCTGGGTCAGACCGGCTTCACCCGCACCGACGTCATCGTCGGCGTCGGCGGCGGCGCCACCACCGATCTGGCGGGCTTCGTCGCCGCCAGCTGGCTGCGCGGCGTGCGCTGGATCGCCGTGCCCACCACCGTCCTCGGCATGGTCGACGCCGCCGTCGGCGGGAAGACCGGCATCAACACCGCCGAGGGCAAGAACCTCGTCGGCGCCTTCCACCCGCCCGCCGGCGTGCTGTGCGACCTCGCCGCCCTGGAGTCCCTGCCCGTCCACGACTACGTCAGCGGACTCGCCGAGATCATCAAGGCCGGCTTCATCGCCGACCCGGTCATCCTCGACCTCATCGAGAAGGACCCGGAGGCCGCCCGCACGCCCGCCGGGCGGCACACCACGGAACTGCTGCGCCGCTCCATCCAGGTCAAGGCGGACGTCGTCTCCGGCGACCTGAAGGAGTCCGGCCGCCGCGAGATCCTCAACTACGGCCACACCCTCGCGCACGCCATCGAGAAGAACGAGCGCTACGAGTGGCGGCACGGAGCCGCCGTCGCCGTCGGCATGGTCTTCGCCGCCGAACTCGGCCGGATCGCCGGGCGGCTGGACGACGCCACCGCCGACCGGCACCGCGCGGTCCTCACCTCCGTCGGACTGCCTGTCACCTACCGCGGCGATCAGTGGCCCCGGCTGCTGGAGACCATGAGGGTCGACAAGAAGTCCCGCGGCGACCTGCTGCGCTTCATCGTCCTGGAGGGTCTCGCACGGCCCGCGGTGCTCGAAGGTCCCGATCCGGCGATGCTGCTCGCCGCGCACGCGGAGATCGCCGCGTGA
- the aroQ gene encoding type II 3-dehydroquinate dehydratase yields MSPAREVLVLNGPNLGRLGSREPDVYGTTSYAGLVRRCTELGGELGLAVEVRETNDEGEMIRWLHEAADRATPVALNPGAFTHYSYGMRDAAAQRTAPLVEVHLSNPHAREEFRHTSVVAAVADGTVAGFGVGSYELALRALADLLRD; encoded by the coding sequence GTGAGCCCCGCGCGCGAGGTTCTTGTCCTCAACGGGCCGAACCTCGGCCGGCTGGGCTCCCGTGAACCCGACGTCTACGGCACCACCTCCTACGCCGGGCTGGTGCGCCGCTGCACCGAACTGGGCGGGGAACTGGGCCTGGCGGTGGAGGTGCGGGAGACCAACGACGAGGGGGAGATGATCCGCTGGCTGCATGAGGCCGCGGACCGCGCCACGCCCGTGGCGCTCAACCCCGGCGCGTTCACCCACTACTCGTACGGCATGCGGGACGCCGCCGCGCAGCGCACCGCGCCGCTGGTCGAAGTGCACCTCTCCAATCCGCACGCCCGCGAGGAGTTCCGGCACACCTCGGTCGTGGCGGCCGTGGCCGACGGCACGGTCGCCGGCTTCGGCGTCGGCTCCTACGAACTCGCGCTGCGCGCCCTCGCGGACCTGCTCCGCGACTGA
- a CDS encoding AAA family ATPase, which produces MQQYGTQQPFPPSGPAPGHPHGGQVPHPGHPPVPPPPQPGWVGGPAQPPPPAPAPPPAPAPPPADGATGHVRLPAGDPVPLPPPGRDPAALDAARAAVAVLLIGPAGAGKTTVARHWADRRPVPTAHISLDDVREWVRSGFADPQSGWNDHSEAQYRLARRTCGFAARNFLANGISCILDDAVFPDRPVVGLGGWKRHVGPGLIPVVVLPGLDVVLERNAERTGNRRLSDEEVAHIHGRMAGWYGSGLPIIDNSRQDVATTARMLDDVVARSLASPPSW; this is translated from the coding sequence ATGCAGCAGTACGGGACGCAGCAGCCGTTTCCACCCTCGGGGCCCGCGCCGGGTCACCCGCACGGGGGACAGGTGCCGCACCCCGGTCACCCGCCCGTGCCGCCGCCACCCCAGCCCGGCTGGGTCGGCGGGCCGGCGCAGCCCCCGCCGCCCGCCCCCGCCCCGCCGCCCGCCCCCGCCCCGCCGCCCGCCGACGGCGCCACCGGCCACGTACGCCTGCCCGCCGGCGACCCCGTTCCGCTGCCGCCCCCCGGCCGTGACCCTGCGGCACTGGATGCCGCCCGCGCGGCGGTCGCGGTGCTGCTCATCGGGCCCGCCGGCGCGGGCAAGACCACCGTGGCGCGCCACTGGGCCGACCGCCGGCCCGTCCCGACCGCGCACATCAGTCTCGACGACGTCCGCGAATGGGTCCGGTCCGGTTTCGCCGACCCCCAGTCCGGCTGGAACGACCACTCCGAGGCGCAGTACCGGCTCGCCCGCCGCACCTGCGGATTCGCCGCCCGCAACTTCCTGGCCAACGGCATCTCCTGCATCCTGGACGACGCCGTCTTCCCCGACCGGCCGGTCGTCGGCCTCGGCGGCTGGAAGCGCCACGTCGGGCCCGGGCTCATCCCGGTCGTGGTCCTCCCCGGCCTGGACGTCGTGCTGGAACGCAACGCCGAACGCACCGGCAACCGGCGGCTCAGCGACGAGGAGGTCGCCCACATCCACGGCCGCATGGCCGGCTGGTACGGCTCCGGGCTGCCCATCATCGACAACTCCCGGCAGGACGTCGCCACCACCGCGCGGATGCTGGACGACGTGGTCGCCCGCAGCCTGGCCAGCCCGCCCTCCTGGTAG